One Hordeum vulgare subsp. vulgare chromosome 4H, MorexV3_pseudomolecules_assembly, whole genome shotgun sequence DNA window includes the following coding sequences:
- the LOC123447501 gene encoding ABC transporter A family member 7-like, translating to MEGSRGPAGFATQANALLRKNLCFQKRNVKTNVCITVFPTLLCVLLVVMQAVINREIGQPKYRCGCACVDAARAADGSCRRTECGVQYSTQDQVATCPIPSPPHWPAVLQLPPPESRAVGTASQPFDGLPGPACRDARSCPAAFLVTGGNRSLAQRLSGQLFPALFSPLNFSDYLHTLSNIVPGSDAPAAFRQFLEPAFIPGNTLYIVQPRCRSNFKQTVSLNAGTKLLKLNVDCIQGLSLWRENASVINDELFKGYRQKRENGGGKANEFAAGYDFLSTNKDSLDISIWFNSTYNDNGGVFEMALVRVPRLVNMASNAYIKFLRGTGAGMLLEYVKDMPKVGTELKLDLSSLLGALFFTWIVELLFPVILTYLVYEKQQKLKIMMKMHGLKSGPYWMITYTYFFALSALYMILFVTFGSLIGLGFFTTNDYSVQIVFYFIYINLQIALAFFTASFFSSVKIATVVGYMYVFGSGLLGAFLLRFFIQDNSFPEGWLVVMEIIPGFSLYRGLYEFGQYAFIGTTMGTDGMTWTNLSDPVNGMRTVLIIMVVEWAILLTLAFHLDQVSSLDGGLRKRLLILLKFFKKRTASFRMYSFGRIGSKVIVEMENPDATQEREAVEQLLLEPNANYAIICDNLKKVYRGRDRNPDKLAVRGLSLALPKGQCFGMLGPNGAGKTSFISMMIGLVPPTSGTAYVHGMDIRTDMNEIYTNMGVCPQHDLLWETLTGKEHLLFYGRLKNLKGAELLKATEDSLKSVNLFHGGVGDKQVGKYSGGMKRRLSVAISLIGDPKVVFMDEPSTGLDPASRNSLWSVVKEAKKNRAIILTTHSMEEAEVLCDRLGIFVDGGFQCIGNAKELKARYGGTYVLTITTSPEHEQEVEHLVHRLSPNANRIYHISGTQKFELPKQDVKIASVFHEVESAKCRFSIHAWGLADTTLEDVFIKVAQGAQAFSVNA from the exons ATGGAGGGCTCGAGGGGCCCCGCCGGCTTCGCCACGCAGGCCAACGCTCTCCTCCGCAAGAACCTCTGCTTCCAG AAGCGGAACGTGAAGACGAACGTCTGCATCACCGTCTTCCCGACCCTCCTCTGCGTGCTGCTGGTGGTGATGCAGGCCGTCATCAACCGCGAGATCGGCCAGCCAAAGTACCGCTGCGGCTGCGCCTGCGTCGACGCGGCCAGGGCCGCCGACGGGAGCTGCCGGAGGACCGAGTGCGGCGTGCAGTACTCCACGCAGGACCAGGTCGCCACCTGCCCGATCCCCAGCCCGCCGCATTGGCCGGCCGTGCTCCAGCTGCCCCCGCCGGAGTCCAGGGCCGTCGGGACCGCCTCCCAGCCGTTCGACGGTTTGCCTGGCCCGGCTTGCCGGGACGCCCGCTCTTGCCCCGCCGCTTTCCTCGTCACCGGCGGCAACCGCTCGCTCGCCCAAC GTCTTTCGGGTCAACTCTTCCCTGCTCTGTTTTCGCCTTTGAATTTCTCCGACTATTTACATACTCTCTCCAACATTGTTCCT GGCTCTGATGCGCCGGCGGCGTTTAGACAGTTTTTGGAGCCAGCGTTTATTCCAGGGAATACTCTGTATATTGTTCAACCCCGGTGCAGGTCCAATTTCAAGCAAACAGTTTCACTCAATGCTGGGACGAAACTCCTTAAACTCA ATGTAGACTGCATTCAAGGTTTGTCTTTATGGCGTGAAAACGCATCAGTAATCAATGACGAACTATTTAAGGGTTATAGACAGAAAAGAGAGAATGGAGGAGGGAAGGCGAATGAATTTGCTGCAG GCTACGACTTCTTGAGTACAAATAAAGATAGTCTTGACATTAGTATTTGGTTCAACTCTACGTATAATGACAACGGTGGAGTTTTTGAAATGGCATTAGTCCGAGTACCACGCTTGGTTAACATG GCGTCCAACGCATACATCAAATTTCTCAGAGGAACTGGAGCAGGAATGCTGCTTGAATATGTTAAAGATATGCCTAAAGTAGGAACAGAACTTAAACTTGACCTGTCTTCTCTTCTTGGTGCGCTATTCTTCACATGGAtcgttgagctactctttcca GTTATACTAACATATCTCGTGTATGAGAAGCAACAAAAGCTGAAAATTATGATGAAGATGCATGGTTTGAAGTCCGGCCCTTATTGGATGATAACTTATACTTACTTCTTTGCTCTATCAGCTCTATATATGATACTATTTGTCACTTTTGGCTCCTTGATAG GTCTGGGTTTCTTTACAACAAATGACTACAGCGTTCAGATTGTTTTCTACTTCATCTACATAAATCTGCAGATTGCACTCGCATTTTTCACGGCGTCTTTCTTTTCTTCTGTCAAAATAGCCACAG TTGTTGGTTACATGTATGTATTTGGTTCTGGTTTACTAGGGGCATTTCTTCTGCGATTTTTTATCCAGGACAATAGTTTCCCGG AGGGTTGGTTAGTGGTAATGGAGATTATCCCTGGATTTTCACTTTACCGAGGTTTATACGAGTTTGGTCAATATGCATTCATTGGAACTACAATGGGAACTGACGGTATGACGTGGACTAATTTGAGTGACCCCGTCAATGGAATGCGTACTGTATTGATTATCATGGTCGTTGAATGGGCAATACTTCTCACATTGGCATTTCATTTGGATCAAGTCTCATCACTGGATGGTGGACTCCGAAAAAGGCTGttaatcttgttgaaattctTTAAGAAGCGAACTGCATCATTCCGGATGTATAGCTTCGGTCGGATAGGATCTAAAGTAATAGTTGAAATGGAGAACCCCGACGCAACTCAGGAA AGAGAAGCTGTTGAGCAGCTTCTGCTGGAACCCAATGCAAACTATGCTATTATATGTGATAACCTAAAGAAGGTTTACCGCGGAAGAGATAGAAATCCTGACAAGCTTGCAGTTCGTGGGTTGTCTCTTGCCCTCCCGAAAGGCCAATGTTTTGGAATGCTTGGCCCGAATGGGGCGGGGAAAACATCCTTCATCAGTATG ATGATTGGCCTCGTTCCACCTACGTCTGGCACTGCTTATGTCCATGGAATGGATATACGAACTGATATGAATGAAATATATACAAATATGGGTGTCTGCCCACAACATGA CTTACTTTGGGAAACATTGACGGGAAAAGAGCATCTGTTGTTTTATGGAAGACTAAAAAATCTTAAAGGTGCTGAACTGTTGAAG GCAACTGAAGATTCTCTGAAGAGTGTTAACCTATTCCATGGCGGTGTTGGTGATAAGCAAGTGGGGAAGTACAGTGGGGGCATGAAACGGAGGCTTAGTGTTGCAATCTCCTTAATTGGAGACCCGAAG GTTGTTTTCATGGATGAGCCAAGCACTGGACTAGATCCAGCATCAAGAAATAGCCTGTGGAGTGTTGTGAAGGAAGCGAAGAAAAACCGTGCCATCATTCTTACAA CACATTCAATGGAAGAGGCGGAGGTACTATGTGATAGACTTGGTATTTTTGTTGATGGGGGTTTTCAATGCATTGGAAATGCAAAAGAG CTGAAAGCGAGATATGGGGGTACCTATGTGCTAACAATCACAACATCTCCGGAACATGAGCAGGAGGTTGAACATCTGGTTCACCGTTTGTCGCCAAATGCTAACAGGATATATCACATATCTGGAACACAGAAATTTGAGCTGCCAAAGCAGGACGTGAAGATAGCAAGTGTTTTCCATGAGGTTGAGAGTGCAAAATGCCGTTTTAGCATACACGCTTGGGGCCTCGCtgacactaccttggaagatgtcTTCATCAAGGTTGCCCAGGGAGCACAAGCCTTTAGTGTGAATGCGTAA